In Treponema sp. OMZ 798, the following proteins share a genomic window:
- the efp gene encoding elongation factor P: MIRGGDIAKGTVLLNKGTPYLVVEREFVNPGKGAAFARVKMKNLRDGSVLMQTIKTADTVEDAVVDTHKCQYQYKDGDLFMFMDTESFESISVPAETVGDKEHYLREGDEYDILIWENEPIDVRIPTKMIFIVEQSENYIKGDTVSGATKPIVTETGLVVRVPLFIKQGEKILVNTETNEYQERVNN, encoded by the coding sequence ATGATTAGAGGCGGAGACATAGCTAAGGGCACGGTTTTGCTCAATAAGGGTACTCCCTATTTGGTTGTTGAACGGGAATTTGTAAACCCCGGAAAGGGAGCGGCCTTTGCCCGTGTTAAAATGAAGAATTTAAGAGACGGCTCTGTTTTGATGCAGACAATCAAAACGGCAGACACAGTTGAAGATGCAGTAGTAGATACCCACAAATGTCAGTATCAGTACAAGGACGGAGATCTGTTTATGTTCATGGATACGGAGAGTTTTGAATCCATTTCCGTACCTGCCGAGACAGTAGGAGACAAGGAGCACTATCTAAGAGAGGGAGATGAGTACGATATTCTTATATGGGAAAATGAACCTATCGATGTAAGGATTCCCACAAAGATGATCTTCATTGTTGAGCAAAGCGAAAACTATATAAAGGGAGATACCGTTTCGGGAGCAACAAAGCCCATCGTTACTGAAACAGGCCTTGTAGTAAGAGTTCCGCTTTTTATTAAGCAGGGCGAAAAAATTCTCGTAAATACCGAAACAAACGAATATCAGGAAAGAGTTAATAACTAA